The genomic stretch TGATCGGCACGGTACGCGACGAACGTGCGGATCGCGCCGAAACCCTGGAATTCTCCGATGTCAGCAGCCGCGCTATCGAGCATTTGAACGTGCACATCGAGGACGTCAACTGGTTCTCCACCTACCGCGTGCATCATCGGGTGGCGGATCACTTTCGCAAGGGCCGGGCGTTTCTGCTCGGCGACGCGGCGCACGTGCACAGCCCCGCCGGCGGCCAAGGCATGAACACCGGCATCGGAGATGCGATCAATCTGGCGTGGAAACTCGCGGCGGTACTCAGCGGTGGCGCCACGGCGAAGCTGCTCGACAGCTACGAAACCGAACGCATCGCCTTCGCCCGGCGACTGGTCTCGACCACCGACAAAGTCTTCAGTTTTGTGACTGCCGAAGGCCGGATGGCCGATCTGTTGCGCACGCGACTGGCACCGTTCCTGATCCCGAAAATGGCGTCATTCGAAACCAGTCGCGAGTTCCTGTTTCGCACCGTCTCGCAAATCACCGTCAACTATCGGGGCATGGCGTTAAGTGAAGGCGTGGCCGGGCATGTGCAAGGCGGTGATCGCTTGCCGTGGGCCCATGATGGCGAGGGGGATAATTACGAACCGCTGCGCAATCCATGCTGGCAGGTGCATGTGTACGGCGACACCAGCGACGAGATGATCGCCTGGTGCAATGAACATCACTTGCCGCTGCACGTGTTCGACTGGCGCCCGGCGTTTGAATCGGCGGGACTGGGGCGCAACGGCTTTTACCTGCTGCGCCCGGATACCTACGTGGCGATTGCCGACAACAGCGCGGATCCGAAGGTGATCGAACGGTATTTCCGTGATCACGGGATCCGGCCGTTTTTCAGTTGCCCCTGACGGATCAGATCCCAGCCAGGGCCAGGTCCATCGCGAAGTAGGTGAAAATCAGATCCGCACCTGCGCGTTTGATCGCACCGAGGCTTTCGCGCACCACACGATCCTCGTCGATGGCCCCGGCCTGGGCGCCGAACTTGATCATCGCGTACTCGCCGCTGACCTGATACGCCGACAGCGGCAGGTTCGAGGCTTCACGGATGTCACGGATGATGTCCAGGTACGCGCCGGCCGGTTTGACCATCAGCGCATCGGCGCCTTCCTGCTCGTCGAGCAACGATTCACGCAGGGCTTCGCGGCGGTTCATCGGGTTCATCTGATAGCTTTTGCGGTCGCCTTTCAGCGCGCTGCCACCGGCCTCGCGGAACGGGCCGTAGAGCGCCGAGGCGAATTTGGTCGAGTAGGCCATGATCGGAATCTGCGTGAAGCCGGCATCGTCCAGTGCCCGGCGAATCGCCCGCACCTGACCGTCCATCGCGGCCGACGGTGCGATTACATCGGCACCGGCGCGCGCTGCCGCGACCGCTTGTTTGCCGAGGTTGATCAGGGTCTGGTCGTTGTCGACTTCATGGTTGTGCATCACGCCGCAATGGCCGTGGTCGGTGTATTCGCAGAAGCAGGTGTCGGACATCACGATCATTTCCGGCACGGCGTCCTTGGCGATCCGCGACATGCGCGACACCAGACCGTTTTCACGCCAGGTGTCGCTGCCGTTGGCGTCCAGATGATGGGATACGCCAAAGGTCATCACCGACTTGATCCCGGCCCGGGCGTAACGCTCGATCTCGCTGGCCAGTTTGCGCTCCGGAATGCGCATCACACCGGGCATGCTCTTGATCGGCACGAAGTCGTCGATCTCTTCCTCGACGAAAATCGGCAGCACCAGATCGTTGAGCGAAAACTCGGTTTCCTGGAACAGGCTGCGCAGGCTCGCATTGCGGCGCAGACGGCGTGGACGTGCTTCGGGGAACTGACTGGACATGGGGCCTTTCCTGAAAACGGGCAGATGAGACGAAAGTCGTAGGGGGCGAAGCTTATGCCTTGCGGGGGACGGGGTACAAACCTGGATCAATCAACAGTGCATTACCGGGCGCGCAATAATCCGCGCACCCGGCTCCCACAGGGTTATGAGGGAATGGTCAGCCCGCGCACCACGGCCGGCCGCGCCAGAAAACGCTCCAGTACCCGGGTGACGTTCGGGAAGTCCTTGATGCCGACCAGATCGCCCGCCTCGTAGAACCCGATCAGGTTGCGCACCCACGGAAACGTGGCGATGTCGGCGATGGTGTAGCGCTCGCCCATGATCCAGTCGCGCCCTTCGAGGCGGGCGTTCAGGACGTTGAGCAGGCGTTTGCTTTCGTCGACGTAACGGTCACGGGGACGTTTGTCTTCGTAGTCCTTGCCGGCGAATTTGTTGAAGAAGCCGAGCTGGCCGAACATCGGGCCGATGCCGCCCATCTGGAACATCAGCCACTGAATGGTTTCGTAGCGCAGCGCGCCTTCCTGGGCCAGCAACTGACC from Pseudomonas allokribbensis encodes the following:
- a CDS encoding glutathione binding-like protein yields the protein MTDLSAFPITQKWPAQYPDWIQLYSLPTPNGVKVSIMLEEIGLPYEPHRVGFDTNDQMSPAFLSLNPNNKIPAILDPHGPDDKPLPLFESGAILIYLADKSGQLLAQEGALRYETIQWLMFQMGGIGPMFGQLGFFNKFAGKDYEDKRPRDRYVDESKRLLNVLNARLEGRDWIMGERYTIADIATFPWVRNLIGFYEAGDLVGIKDFPNVTRVLERFLARPAVVRGLTIPS
- the hemB gene encoding porphobilinogen synthase → MSSQFPEARPRRLRRNASLRSLFQETEFSLNDLVLPIFVEEEIDDFVPIKSMPGVMRIPERKLASEIERYARAGIKSVMTFGVSHHLDANGSDTWRENGLVSRMSRIAKDAVPEMIVMSDTCFCEYTDHGHCGVMHNHEVDNDQTLINLGKQAVAAARAGADVIAPSAAMDGQVRAIRRALDDAGFTQIPIMAYSTKFASALYGPFREAGGSALKGDRKSYQMNPMNRREALRESLLDEQEGADALMVKPAGAYLDIIRDIREASNLPLSAYQVSGEYAMIKFGAQAGAIDEDRVVRESLGAIKRAGADLIFTYFAMDLALAGI
- a CDS encoding FAD-dependent oxidoreductase; this translates as MNRSDVLIIGAGPTGLVLALWLSKLGVRVRIIDKSSVPGTTSRALAVQARTLELYRQLDLAEAVVRNGHRVAAANFWVKGNPVAQLPLNRIGEGLTPYAFLEIYPQDEHERLLIDRLEDYDVFVERNTTLESFTENGDGLTAHLRLPDGEQEICQACYLAGCDGARSVVRKTLDTGFPGGTYQQIFYVADVQASGPALNGELHLDLDEADFLAVFPLAGEGRARLIGTVRDERADRAETLEFSDVSSRAIEHLNVHIEDVNWFSTYRVHHRVADHFRKGRAFLLGDAAHVHSPAGGQGMNTGIGDAINLAWKLAAVLSGGATAKLLDSYETERIAFARRLVSTTDKVFSFVTAEGRMADLLRTRLAPFLIPKMASFETSREFLFRTVSQITVNYRGMALSEGVAGHVQGGDRLPWAHDGEGDNYEPLRNPCWQVHVYGDTSDEMIAWCNEHHLPLHVFDWRPAFESAGLGRNGFYLLRPDTYVAIADNSADPKVIERYFRDHGIRPFFSCP